TGGAGCATGACCGCGAGGAACGCCGGGCACCGGCGCCCGTCCGCGAGATCGCCCGTGAAACTCCGACTCCACACGCCGCCGAAGAGGAATATCGCGCACCTGTGACACCTATCAAGCGCGCGGCCTCGAGCCGCGAAGAGACCACCGGACTTCGCCAGATCACTACGATCCACCCGCGGTCCTACAACGACGCCAAACTGATCGGCGAAAGCTTCCGTGATGGCATCCCCGTCATTATGAACGTCACGGACATGGGCGAGGCCGATGCCAAGCGCCTGGTCGATTTCTCGGCAGGGCTGGTGTTTGGCCTCCGCGGCAGCATCGAGCGGGTGACCAACAAGGTGTTCCTTCTCTCGCCGTCGTACGTTGAGGTCATCGGCGACGACAAGAAGGTCAGCGAGACGCAGGCCAGCTTCTTCAACCAGAGCTAGCAGCGGGCGTGTATGGATGCCAGGCAGGCGACCTGTCTGGCATCTGTGCTGAAATAGATAAGAACGGCAACAGGACACTGGGGTATCCGGAATGAACATGGAGATATGAGTTAACTCATGGGAATTGTTTTCGGACTTATCTATATCGCTTTATTATTCGTGTTTGTGGCATTGATCATCCGTTTGGTCTACGACTGGGTACAGATGTTTGCCCGGGAGTGGAGGCCAAGAGGCGCTGCACTGGTGGCGGCCCACACTGTCTACTCGGTCACAGACCCGCCGCTGAAGGTGCTGAGGCGCCTCATTCCGCCCTTGCGGTTGGGCGGGATTTCGCTGGATCTCGGCTTTTTGCTGTTGTTCATCGCTATCAGCGTGGCTATGGCAATCGTGAAGAATCTCGCGTAATTTTCATTACAGCTTGCGGCGCACTGACAGGGCGGGAAACCGCCGTCCACGGCATCGCGTAGAACCTCCGGTTTGACACCTCAGTGTTGAATTAGAGGAACCAGACCATATTTAGGTACCGTAGTTTTGACGGCCGGAAGGCCTACTGACTAACTAGACCAACGAGGTGACCAGATGGCTTTGACGCCAGAAGACGTTGTCAACAAGCGCTTTCAGCCGACCAAGTTCCGCGAAGGCTACGACCAGGACGAAGTTGACGACTTCCTGGACGAAATCGTCGTCGAACTGCGCCGCCTGAACCAAGAGAACGACGAGCTTCGCAAGAAGCTTGCCGAGAGCGGCTCAGGCACGCCCGCCAGCTCCGCAGCAGCGGCGCCGGTGGTGGAGAAGGTTCCCGCCCCGGTCAAGGCTGAAAAGGACGAGTCCCGGGCCAAGGCGGAAGCCGAGGCCAAGGCCGCCGAAGCCAAGAAGAAGGCTCCCGAGCCGGCAACGGCACTCGCTCCGGTTCCCGCCGCGGCTGCCCCCGCCGCGGTCAACCCGACGGCGGAATCCGCCGCCGGCCTGCTGGCCATGGCGCAGCAGATGCACGACAAGCACGTCGCCGACGGCCAGCAGCAGAAGGACAAGATCATCGCCGAGGCGCAGATCGAAGCCAGCAGCCTGGTCAACGACGCGCAGGAGAAGTCCCGCAAGATCCTCGGTGCCCTGGAGCAGCAGCGGTCTGTCCTGGAACGCAAGGTGGAGCAGCTGCGCGGTTTCGAGCGCGACTACCGTTCACGCCTGAAGGCCTACATCGAAGGCCAGCTCCGCGACCTGGACGCCCGCGGTTCCGTGGCTGCGCCCGAGGTTAGCGACGGCAGCCCCGCCGTTTAGCAAGTATTCTGAAAGCCGGTGGCTGAGGACTCCTCGGCCGCCGGCTTTTGCCATTAACCGCCACCCGTGTGACACATGGCGGGCACCAGCAACTTCCTTCCTGTCCCGGGACCGGCTCTTGAATGAAAGCTCTATGACTGACGAAACAGCACCTGCCGCAGCGCAGCCAGCAACGACTCATGCCCGGCCGCGTAAGGCGTTCCTGCTGGCGCTCTTCGCCGGCTTCGCTGTTTTCGCCTACGTCTTCGACCAGCTCACCAAGCTGTGGGTGACCAGCACCATGGTGGAGGGGGAGCGTATTCCCGTGCTGCCCCCGTTGCTGCACTGGTATTACATCCGCAACTCCGGGGCCGCTTTTTCCATTGGCGAGAACGTGACGTGGGTGTTCACCATCATCATGGCGGCCGTGTCGATTGCCATTCTCGTGCAGCTGCGCAAGCTCGGTTCGGCGTGGTGGGCACTGGCTTTGGGCCTGCTTCTTGGCGGTGCCTTGGGGAACCTCACTGACCGACTGTTCCGGGAACCGTCGTTCGCCATGGGCCACGTGGTGGACTTTATCCAGCTGCCGAATTTCGCCATTTTCAATATCGCCGATTCCGCTGTTGTCTCCGCCGTTGTGATCATCTGCCTGCTGACCTTGCGGGGTATATCCCTTGACGGTTCACGGCTCCAGAAACCGGCGGAGGGCCAGGATGCCTGAGAAACTTACCGTTCCCGAGGAACTTGCCGGCACGCGCGTCGATGCGGGCCTTGCCAGGCTGATGGGGATATCCCGCTCGCAGGCGGCAACGCTGATCGCCGAGGGCAACGTCAGCTCCGGAGGAAAGGCCGTGGGGAAGTCCCTGAAGCTGGCCTCCGGCACTGTGCTGGAGGTCGTTGTCCCTGAACGGCGGGACCCCCTGGAAATCGTGGAGGAAGTTGTGGAAGGCCTGAAAATACTGCTGGACGACGAGGACTTCGTGGTCATCGACAAGCCAGTGGGTGTGGCCGCGCACCCGTCCCCCGGCTGGGTGGGACCCACTGTGGTGGGTGGCCTCGCCGGGCTGGGCTATCGGATCTCGACGTCGGGCGCCCCCGAACGTGCGGGCATTGTGCACCGCCTCGACGTCGGCACCTCCGGCGCCATGGTGGTCGCCAAATCGGAACGCGCCTATACAGCGCTCAAGCGTGCCTTCAAGGAGCGCACGGTGGACAAGGTGTACCACGCAGTGGTCCAGGGGCTGCCTGATCCCCTCGCGGGCACGATCGACGCGCCGATCGGCCGCCACCCGGGCCATGACTGGCGCTTCGCAGTTATCGAAGACGGCCGCGAATCCGTCACCCACTACGAAGTCCTCGAGGCCTTCGGCAAGGCCTCCCTCGTTGAGGTGCACCTTGAAACCGGCCGGACCCACCAGATCCGTGTCCACTTCTCCGCCCTGCGCCACCCCTGCGCGGGCGACCTGACGTACGGGGCAGATCCGCGGCTGGCCGCGACGCTCGGCCTGACCCGGCAATGGCTCCACGCCCGGCAGCTTGGGTTCGACAGTCCCAGGACGGGTGAGCGCGTGACGGTGACGAGCGATTACCCGCAGGATCTTGCATACGCACTCGAAGTTCTGGCCTCCGGGGAGGCCTGAGCCGGAACTGTCGCTGCCCGGCACTAGAATGGTCCGGTGACTTCCAGCAATGACTCGTTCGTCCACCTGCACACCCATACCGAATACTCCATGCTGGATGGGGCGGCCCGCCTGGGGGAGTTGTTCGACGAAACCGAACGCCTGGGGATGCCCGCCCTGGCCACAACGGACCATGGCTATCTTTTTGGCGCCTTCGATTTCTGGCGCAAGGCCACTGACAAGGGCATCAAGCCGATCATCGGCGTCGAAGCCTATGTGACTCCCGGCACCGCCCGCGGTGACAAGAGCCGCGTGCGGTGGGGCGAGGAAAGCCAGCGCAAGGACGACGTCTCCGGCGGTGGTTCCTATACGCACATGACCCTGCTGAGCTACAACAACGTGGGCATGCGGAACCTGTTCCGGGCCTCGTCGATCGCGTCGCTGGACTCGGTCTTCGGCAAATGGCCGCGGCTGGACCGTGAGTTGCTGAACACGTACTCGGAAGGGCTCATCGCCACCACCGGCTGCCCGTCGGGAGAGGTCCAGACCCGGCTTCGGCTGGGACAGTACCGCGAAGCGCTCGAGGCGGCGGCGGAGTTCCGCGACATTTTCGGGGCCGAGAACTACTTCTGCGAGCTGATGGACCACGGCCTGGACATCGAGCGGCGGGTCACCGGCGACCTGCTGCGCCTGGCCAAGGACCTGAACCTTCCGCTGGTGGCCACCAACGACCTGCACTACACGCACGAGCACGATGCGAAGGCGCACGAGGCGCTGCTGGCCATCCAGTCCGGTTCCACACTCCTGGAGCCCACCTACGACAACGGCGGCTCGCGCTTCGCGTTCTCCGGCAGCGGCTACTACTTGAAGTCGCCCCAGGAAATGCGTGAACTGTTCCGCGACCACCCCGAGGCCTGCGACAACACGCTTCTGATCGCCGAACGCTGCGAAGTCTCCTTCAACACCGGCGCCAACTACATGCCGCGGTTCCCGTGCCCCGAGGGTGAGGACGAGACGTCCTGGCTCGTCAAGGAAGTCGACAAGGGACTCCATTACCGCTATCCCCAGGGAATCCCGGACAAGGTCCGCAAGCAGGCCGACTATGAGCTGGAAGTCATCACTTCCATGGGCTTCCCGGGCTACTTCCTCGTGGTGGCCGACTTCATCAACTGGGCCAAGAACAACGGCATCCGGGTGGGTCCCGGACGTGGCTCGGGTGCAGGCTCCATGGTTGCGTACGCCATGCGCATCACCGACCTGGATCCGCTCCACCACGGCCTGATCTTCGAACGCTTCCTCAACCCGGACCGCGTCTCGATGCCTGACTTCGACGTCGACTTCGATGACCGGCGCCGCTCCGAAGTCATTGACTACGTCACGCGCAAGTACGGCGACGAGCGCGTCGCCATGATCGTCACCTATGGAACCATCAAGACCAAGCAGGCCCTGAAGGACTCCTCGCGCGTGCTGGGTTACCCATTCAGCATGGGCGAAACGCTCACCAAGGCGCTGCCGCCGGCCGTGATGGCCAAGGACATTCCGCTGGCCGACATCCAGAACAAGGAAGCCAAGCGCTACAGCGAAGCCGGCGACTTCCGCCAGCTGATCAGCACCGACCCGGAGGCCGCCAAGGTCTTCGAAACGGCCCTGGGCATTGAGGGCCTGAAACGGCAGTGGGGCGTGCACGCCGCCGGTGTGATCATGTCCTCGGACCCCATCATCGACGTCATTCCCATCATGCGCCGCTTCCAGGACGGCCAGGTCATCACCCAGTTCGACTATCCGACGTCCGAAGGACTCGGCTTGATCAAGATGGACTTCCTGGGCCTTCGAAACCTGACGATCATTTCGGATGCCCTGGAAAACATCAAGATGAACCGGGGCATCGATCTCGACCTCGAAACCCTGGAGCTTGACGACACCGCCTCCTACGAGCTGCTGGCCCGGGGCGACACCCTGGGGGTGTTCCAGCTCGACGGCGGCCCCATGCGGTCCCTCCTCAAGCTGATGAAGCCTGACAACTTCGAAGACATCTCCGCGGTCCTGGCCCTGTACCGGCCGGGTCCGATGGGCGCCAACGCACACACCGACTACGCGCTGCGCAAGAACAAGATCCAGGAAGTCATCCCGATCCACCCGGAGCTCGAGGAGCCGCTTTCCGAAATCCTGGGCGGCACGTACGGGCTGATCGTGTACCAGGAGCAGGTTATGGCGGTGGCGCAGAAGCTCGCCGGCTATACCCTGGGCCAGGCCGACATCCTGCGCCGCGCCATGGGCAAGAAGAAGAAATCCGAGCTGGACAAGCAGTTTGCCGGCTTCTCCCAGGGCATGCAGGACAACGGCTATTCCATGGCCGCGGTCAAGACCCTGTGGGACATCCTCCTCCCGTTCTCCGACTACGCCTTCAACAAGGCGCACTCGGCCGCTTACGGCGTGATCTCTTACTGGACCGCATACCTGAAAGCGCACTACGCGCCGGAGTACATGGCCGCATTGCTGACCTCCGTGGGCGACGACAAGGACAAGTCGGCGATCTACCTCAACGAATGCCGCCGCATGGGCATCACGGTGCTGCCGCCCGACGTAAATGAGTCCGCCCTTAACTTCACCCCTGTGGGCAACGACATCCGCTTCGGCATGGGCGCCATCCGCAACGTCGGCGTTAACGCCGTCGAAGCCATGGTGGCGGCGCGCGAAAAGGAAGGCGCCTACACGTCCTTCAAGGACTACCTCATGAAGGTCCCCGCAGTGGTGTGCAACAAGCGCACCATTGAATCCCTGATCAAGGCGGGCGCGTTCGACTCCCTGAACCACCACCGGCGCGCGCTGGCCATGATCCATGAAGAAGCCATCGACTCCGTGATCACGCTCAAGCGCAACGAGGCGATCGGTCAGTTCGACCTCTTCGCCGGTTTCGACGAAGCCGAATCCGAGGCGTCCCTGAGCATCGAAATCCCGGACCTTCCCGAATGGGAGAAAAAGGACAAGCTCTCCTTCGAACGGGACATGCTGGGCCTCTACGTCTCGGACCACCCGCTGCAGGGCCTCGAAGGATTGCTGAGCCAGCACGCCGACCAGTCCATCACCTCGATCATCGCGGAGGACGGCCCGCACGACGGCGCCATCATCACCATTGCGGGCATGATCACCTCGCTGAGCAGGCGGATCGCGAAGGCCAGCGGCAACGCCTATGCCCGGGCGGAGATCGAAGACCTGGGCGGCTCAATTGAGGTCATGTTCTTCGGCCAGGTGTATGGTCCGATCGCCTCCGTGCTGGCCGAAGACCTTGTCGTCGTGGTCAAGGGCCGGCTGCAGCGCCGCGACGACGGCGCCGTCGCGCTGAACTGCATGGAGCTGTCCGTCCCGGACCTCAGCGAGGGCCTGAACGGGCCCCTGGTGATCACCATGCAGACGCACAAGGCCACCGAGGCCGTGGTGACCGAGCTTGGTGACGTGCTGAGGACCCACCGCGGCAACTCGGAAGTCAGGCTGCACCTGCAGGGCGACACCCGGGTGGAAGTGATGGCTCTTCCGGTCCATCTGCGCGTCAACCCGAGTCCGTCACTCTTTGGCGACCTGAAGGTGCTCCTCGGACCGACCTGCCTGGACAGTTAGGTGCCCGGACCTCTGGCGGCGGCGGGCACGGCGGTGATCTCGGGGGCCGGCCG
Above is a window of Arthrobacter sp. FB24 DNA encoding:
- a CDS encoding YggT family protein codes for the protein MGIVFGLIYIALLFVFVALIIRLVYDWVQMFAREWRPRGAALVAAHTVYSVTDPPLKVLRRLIPPLRLGGISLDLGFLLLFIAISVAMAIVKNLA
- the dnaE gene encoding DNA polymerase III subunit alpha, giving the protein MTSSNDSFVHLHTHTEYSMLDGAARLGELFDETERLGMPALATTDHGYLFGAFDFWRKATDKGIKPIIGVEAYVTPGTARGDKSRVRWGEESQRKDDVSGGGSYTHMTLLSYNNVGMRNLFRASSIASLDSVFGKWPRLDRELLNTYSEGLIATTGCPSGEVQTRLRLGQYREALEAAAEFRDIFGAENYFCELMDHGLDIERRVTGDLLRLAKDLNLPLVATNDLHYTHEHDAKAHEALLAIQSGSTLLEPTYDNGGSRFAFSGSGYYLKSPQEMRELFRDHPEACDNTLLIAERCEVSFNTGANYMPRFPCPEGEDETSWLVKEVDKGLHYRYPQGIPDKVRKQADYELEVITSMGFPGYFLVVADFINWAKNNGIRVGPGRGSGAGSMVAYAMRITDLDPLHHGLIFERFLNPDRVSMPDFDVDFDDRRRSEVIDYVTRKYGDERVAMIVTYGTIKTKQALKDSSRVLGYPFSMGETLTKALPPAVMAKDIPLADIQNKEAKRYSEAGDFRQLISTDPEAAKVFETALGIEGLKRQWGVHAAGVIMSSDPIIDVIPIMRRFQDGQVITQFDYPTSEGLGLIKMDFLGLRNLTIISDALENIKMNRGIDLDLETLELDDTASYELLARGDTLGVFQLDGGPMRSLLKLMKPDNFEDISAVLALYRPGPMGANAHTDYALRKNKIQEVIPIHPELEEPLSEILGGTYGLIVYQEQVMAVAQKLAGYTLGQADILRRAMGKKKKSELDKQFAGFSQGMQDNGYSMAAVKTLWDILLPFSDYAFNKAHSAAYGVISYWTAYLKAHYAPEYMAALLTSVGDDKDKSAIYLNECRRMGITVLPPDVNESALNFTPVGNDIRFGMGAIRNVGVNAVEAMVAAREKEGAYTSFKDYLMKVPAVVCNKRTIESLIKAGAFDSLNHHRRALAMIHEEAIDSVITLKRNEAIGQFDLFAGFDEAESEASLSIEIPDLPEWEKKDKLSFERDMLGLYVSDHPLQGLEGLLSQHADQSITSIIAEDGPHDGAIITIAGMITSLSRRIAKASGNAYARAEIEDLGGSIEVMFFGQVYGPIASVLAEDLVVVVKGRLQRRDDGAVALNCMELSVPDLSEGLNGPLVITMQTHKATEAVVTELGDVLRTHRGNSEVRLHLQGDTRVEVMALPVHLRVNPSPSLFGDLKVLLGPTCLDS
- a CDS encoding cell division protein SepF; the protein is MAGALRKTMIYLGLADGDEHYESEHHTPHKDEDDSMEHDREERRAPAPVREIARETPTPHAAEEEYRAPVTPIKRAASSREETTGLRQITTIHPRSYNDAKLIGESFRDGIPVIMNVTDMGEADAKRLVDFSAGLVFGLRGSIERVTNKVFLLSPSYVEVIGDDKKVSETQASFFNQS
- the lspA gene encoding signal peptidase II; its protein translation is MTDETAPAAAQPATTHARPRKAFLLALFAGFAVFAYVFDQLTKLWVTSTMVEGERIPVLPPLLHWYYIRNSGAAFSIGENVTWVFTIIMAAVSIAILVQLRKLGSAWWALALGLLLGGALGNLTDRLFREPSFAMGHVVDFIQLPNFAIFNIADSAVVSAVVIICLLTLRGISLDGSRLQKPAEGQDA
- a CDS encoding DivIVA domain-containing protein, with product MALTPEDVVNKRFQPTKFREGYDQDEVDDFLDEIVVELRRLNQENDELRKKLAESGSGTPASSAAAAPVVEKVPAPVKAEKDESRAKAEAEAKAAEAKKKAPEPATALAPVPAAAAPAAVNPTAESAAGLLAMAQQMHDKHVADGQQQKDKIIAEAQIEASSLVNDAQEKSRKILGALEQQRSVLERKVEQLRGFERDYRSRLKAYIEGQLRDLDARGSVAAPEVSDGSPAV
- a CDS encoding RluA family pseudouridine synthase; translation: MPEKLTVPEELAGTRVDAGLARLMGISRSQAATLIAEGNVSSGGKAVGKSLKLASGTVLEVVVPERRDPLEIVEEVVEGLKILLDDEDFVVIDKPVGVAAHPSPGWVGPTVVGGLAGLGYRISTSGAPERAGIVHRLDVGTSGAMVVAKSERAYTALKRAFKERTVDKVYHAVVQGLPDPLAGTIDAPIGRHPGHDWRFAVIEDGRESVTHYEVLEAFGKASLVEVHLETGRTHQIRVHFSALRHPCAGDLTYGADPRLAATLGLTRQWLHARQLGFDSPRTGERVTVTSDYPQDLAYALEVLASGEA